From a region of the Luteibaculum oceani genome:
- the thiL gene encoding thiamine-phosphate kinase, with the protein MATNFDSLGEFGWISRLQKAIQPTNKSTIYGIGDDAAVLAGTEEEYKLLASDMLVEGVHFDVRYSPLKHLGYKAVVVNISDIYAMNGQPEQIVVSLAISSKYTVEAVEAIYEGMLLACKIYGVDLVGGDTTTSPAGLSISIAAYGSVKKDKITYRNGANSGDLVVVSGDLGGAYMGLQVLEREKSVFLENKEVQPDLSGHDYILERQLKPEARKDVIEMFEKMELKPTAMIDISDGLASEAIHIAAQSGMGVTLHEEKIPIDPSTYNTARDFNLDPTVVALNGGEDYELLFTISQSDYDKIKGSPHFTPVGYITADKEVYRFVDRQNGEHELQAQGWDAFLSKNKDVKGDKEE; encoded by the coding sequence ATGGCAACAAATTTTGACAGTTTAGGAGAATTTGGTTGGATTTCTCGCCTGCAAAAGGCAATACAACCCACCAATAAATCAACTATATACGGCATTGGGGACGATGCAGCGGTATTGGCTGGAACCGAGGAGGAATATAAACTTTTGGCTTCGGACATGCTGGTTGAAGGGGTGCATTTTGATGTGCGCTACTCTCCACTTAAGCATCTGGGATACAAGGCGGTAGTGGTGAATATTTCGGATATCTATGCCATGAATGGTCAGCCCGAACAAATTGTGGTTTCCCTTGCTATTAGTAGCAAGTACACGGTAGAGGCGGTTGAAGCAATATATGAGGGGATGCTTTTGGCCTGTAAAATATATGGGGTTGATTTGGTTGGAGGCGACACCACCACTAGTCCTGCAGGTCTTTCAATCTCTATTGCAGCCTATGGCTCTGTTAAAAAAGACAAAATCACATATAGAAATGGAGCCAATAGCGGTGATCTTGTGGTAGTATCTGGTGATTTAGGTGGTGCATATATGGGCTTACAAGTGCTGGAAAGAGAAAAATCGGTGTTTTTGGAGAACAAGGAAGTACAGCCCGATTTAAGTGGTCACGATTATATTTTGGAGCGTCAATTAAAACCAGAGGCCAGAAAAGATGTAATTGAGATGTTTGAAAAAATGGAGCTGAAACCTACCGCCATGATTGACATCTCGGACGGATTAGCTTCGGAGGCCATACACATTGCGGCACAGTCTGGAATGGGTGTTACCCTGCATGAGGAGAAAATTCCTATCGATCCGTCCACCTATAATACCGCTCGCGATTTTAATTTAGATCCTACGGTTGTTGCCCTTAACGGGGGGGAGGATTACGAATTGTTATTTACCATTTCGCAGTCTGATTACGATAAAATTAAAGGGTCTCCCCATTTTACTCCCGTTGGATATATAACTGCAGATAAAGAAGTATATCGCTTTGTAGACAGACAAAATGGAGAGCACGAATTGCAGGCCCAGGGCTGGGATGCCTTTTTGAGCAAAAACAAGGACGTAAAGGGCGACAAGGAGGAATAA
- a CDS encoding integrase core domain-containing protein, which produces MSKKGDPLENPIAERVNGIIKNEYLCSYNLTKSNYKEQVAKAIRLYNLERPHYSQRMKTPSEIHDGIINPLTTFFRNKNQSLTLTRN; this is translated from the coding sequence ATGAGTAAAAAGGGAGACCCTTTAGAAAACCCAATTGCAGAAAGGGTTAATGGCATAATTAAAAACGAATATCTATGCAGTTATAACCTAACCAAAAGCAATTACAAAGAGCAAGTAGCCAAGGCGATAAGATTGTACAATCTGGAGCGTCCTCACTACAGTCAAAGGATGAAAACTCCATCGGAAATACACGACGGAATTATTAACCCGCTGACAACCTTTTTTAGGAATAAAAATCAATCGTTAACTTTAACCAGGAATTAA
- a CDS encoding DDE-type integrase/transposase/recombinase: MGTKKIRSILIDHPGMMGRDRFFDLMATHGLLVRKRKNRVYTTNSNHRFRKYSNLIKELEIDRKNQVWVSDITYVKVGETPYYLSLITDAYSNKIVGHCIAKSLEAKHSLSA; the protein is encoded by the coding sequence ATGGGAACCAAAAAAATACGATCAATCCTAATAGATCATCCTGGGATGATGGGTCGAGATCGTTTTTTTGACTTAATGGCTACCCACGGATTACTTGTTCGTAAAAGGAAAAATAGAGTTTATACAACAAACTCCAACCATAGGTTTAGAAAGTATAGCAACCTAATAAAGGAACTAGAAATTGATCGTAAAAACCAAGTATGGGTATCTGATATAACGTACGTAAAAGTCGGGGAAACACCATATTACCTAAGTTTGATTACCGATGCTTATTCTAATAAAATAGTAGGCCATTGTATTGCAAAATCACTAGAAGCAAAACATAGCCTATCCGCCTAA
- a CDS encoding helix-turn-helix domain-containing protein: MEEVNEKAQLAASFINSTHAHVFLTGKAGSGKTTFLRNLSKNTHKRFVVVAPTGIAALNAQGVTIHSQFLLPPGSYLPDFTQSKDRNYNSPIFYRNDLNARHPLNTVRKRVLQNIDLLIIDEVSMLRADLLDAIDFRLKSARNNFRESFGGVQVLFIGDLFQLSPIVRENEWPVLSGYYKSMYFYDALCLRDNPPIYIELEKIYRQRDGKFISLLNNLRDNTCTAEDLELLNSYYTEKPKASAITLTTHNRIANEINERKLEQLAGKSYTYEAEIEGDYPKGMYPTEPEITLKKGTRVMFIKNDNQDQVYYNGKTATVVDLDSSKIKVKFDDEDTPYTLQKALWENKKYLHDPDTNELKEEVVGSYSHYPIKLAWAITVHKSQGLTFDEAVVDLGQAFAPGQVYVALSRLRSLDGLQLRSKLSPKQILCHDQVERFVKNSRNDEALQQKLSEQQERYIDYLLGSSYNLDSLINQAKNFASKTEKKHNFEIDSLNLYPKSINQTLGKNQPHAQTFAQQLVGLYRRGKKDELKQRLYDGSKYFEKVLRDLVFETLNQLATVQEYKGNKAYCTLLEQMEASLLEKWHQVAQIPVLMDAILAGSPVERDKTVERGITSQRQEMINTLGAKIKVETANKTGKKKTKKAKGEKKPKAEKGATYATTLGLLLEGKNIEEVAEERGLAASTIEGHAVKLIREKKIEINRFLEKEMVAEISKALDEVGKESIKPVVAELNEKYSYGQVRMVQAFFQSLN, translated from the coding sequence ATGGAAGAAGTAAATGAAAAAGCGCAACTAGCTGCATCCTTTATAAATAGTACCCATGCCCATGTTTTCTTAACAGGAAAGGCGGGCAGTGGTAAAACAACTTTCTTAAGAAATCTAAGTAAGAATACCCATAAGCGATTTGTGGTAGTTGCCCCCACCGGAATTGCTGCGCTTAATGCACAGGGGGTTACCATTCACAGTCAATTTTTACTTCCTCCAGGTTCCTATTTACCAGATTTTACGCAAAGCAAGGATAGGAACTACAATAGTCCCATTTTTTATCGAAACGATTTAAATGCCAGACACCCATTAAACACCGTTCGAAAGCGGGTTTTGCAGAATATAGACCTGTTAATTATTGATGAGGTTTCTATGTTGCGTGCTGATTTGCTGGATGCCATAGACTTTAGACTAAAATCTGCTCGAAATAATTTTAGGGAAAGTTTTGGAGGAGTTCAGGTGTTGTTTATTGGCGATTTATTTCAGCTATCGCCCATAGTTAGAGAAAATGAGTGGCCGGTTTTAAGTGGATATTACAAGTCGATGTATTTCTACGATGCCCTTTGTTTACGGGATAATCCACCTATATATATTGAATTAGAAAAGATTTACCGCCAACGCGATGGCAAGTTTATTTCCTTGTTAAACAACCTGCGAGATAACACCTGTACGGCAGAAGATTTGGAGCTTCTAAATAGCTATTACACAGAAAAACCCAAGGCCTCTGCCATTACGCTTACTACCCATAATCGCATTGCTAATGAGATTAATGAAAGGAAATTGGAGCAGTTAGCAGGCAAAAGCTATACCTACGAGGCCGAAATAGAGGGAGATTACCCCAAAGGAATGTATCCAACCGAACCCGAGATTACCCTTAAAAAAGGGACGCGGGTAATGTTTATTAAAAACGACAACCAGGACCAGGTTTACTACAATGGTAAAACAGCTACCGTCGTTGATCTCGACTCGAGCAAGATCAAGGTGAAATTTGATGATGAGGACACACCCTACACGCTGCAAAAAGCACTTTGGGAAAATAAAAAATACCTACACGACCCTGATACCAATGAGTTAAAAGAAGAGGTGGTTGGAAGTTACAGTCATTACCCCATAAAATTAGCATGGGCAATTACGGTGCATAAAAGTCAGGGATTAACCTTTGACGAGGCCGTGGTGGATTTAGGTCAGGCTTTTGCGCCAGGACAGGTCTACGTAGCTCTTTCTAGATTGAGGTCTTTGGATGGATTGCAATTGCGAAGCAAGTTGAGCCCTAAACAGATTCTTTGCCACGATCAGGTAGAGCGCTTCGTTAAAAACAGTAGAAATGACGAGGCGCTACAACAGAAATTAAGTGAGCAGCAAGAACGCTACATCGATTATTTGCTGGGTTCTTCATACAACCTAGACAGTCTTATTAACCAGGCTAAGAATTTTGCCAGTAAGACCGAGAAGAAGCACAATTTTGAGATAGATAGCCTGAATCTTTATCCAAAAAGTATTAACCAAACCCTTGGTAAGAATCAGCCCCATGCGCAAACCTTTGCCCAACAGCTAGTAGGTCTATACAGACGGGGCAAAAAAGATGAATTAAAGCAGCGATTGTACGATGGGAGCAAATACTTTGAAAAAGTATTACGCGACTTAGTATTTGAGACCTTGAATCAACTAGCTACGGTACAAGAATACAAGGGAAATAAGGCCTATTGCACCCTGTTGGAGCAGATGGAAGCGAGTTTGTTGGAGAAGTGGCATCAGGTGGCTCAAATTCCGGTACTAATGGATGCTATTTTGGCTGGATCGCCCGTGGAGCGCGATAAAACAGTTGAGCGAGGCATTACTTCTCAGCGTCAGGAAATGATAAACACATTGGGCGCCAAAATAAAGGTTGAGACCGCTAACAAAACCGGCAAGAAGAAAACCAAAAAAGCCAAGGGAGAAAAGAAGCCCAAAGCAGAAAAGGGCGCAACCTACGCGACAACGCTCGGACTGTTATTGGAAGGTAAAAACATAGAGGAAGTTGCCGAGGAGAGGGGATTAGCAGCGTCGACAATAGAGGGGCATGCTGTTAAATTAATCCGTGAGAAGAAAATAGAAATAAACCGTTTTTTAGAGAAAGAGATGGTTGCAGAGATAAGTAAGGCTTTAGATGAGGTAGGGAAAGAAAGCATAAAACCAGTGGTGGCGGAGCTAAATGAGAAATACAGCTACGGTCAGGTAAGAATGGTGCAAGCCTTTTTCCAGAGTTTGAATTAG